A stretch of the Pogona vitticeps strain Pit_001003342236 chromosome 8, PviZW2.1, whole genome shotgun sequence genome encodes the following:
- the LMAN2L gene encoding VIP36-like protein isoform X3, translating to MGNAMVMTQFIRLTPDVQSKQGAIWNRVPCYLRDWEMQVHFRIHGQGKKNLNGDGFAVWYTKDRMQPGPVFGSKDNFLGLGVFVDTYPNEEKQQEAQKRRYSAGNQRVFPYVSAMVSNGSLAYDHDRDGRPTELGGCTAMVRNLNHDTFLVIRYVKRRLTVLLDIDGKHEWRDCVDIPGVHLPRGYYFGVSSVTGDLSDNHDIVSLKLYQLTVERTLEEEKRDKEVFLPVVDNMKLPGLESPMEPMSGLALFLIVFFSLVALVFALVIGIIVYNKWQDQSRKHFY from the exons CCTTGTTACTTGAGAGATTGGGAGATGCAAGTGCACTTCCGAATCCACGGACAAGGAAAGAAGAACCTGAATGGAGACGGCTTTGCAGTCTGGTACACAAAAGACCGGATGCAGCCAG GCCCTGTCTTTGGGAGCAAGGATAACTTTCTCGGCCTGGGTGTGTTTGTAGACACGTATCCAAAcgaggagaagcagcaggag GCCCAGAAGAGGAGGTATTCGGCAGGAAACCAG CGCGTCTTCCCCTACGTCTCCGCCATGGTGAGTAACGGTTCGCTAGCCTACGACCACGACCGGGACGGGAGACCCACAGAGCTCGGCGGCTGCACGGCGATGGTGCGCAACTTGAACCACGACACCTTTCTGGTGATCCGCTACGTGAAGAGGAGGCTGACC GTCCTGCTGGATATCGACGGCAAGCACGAATGGCGAGATTGCGTTGATATCCCTGGAGTCCATTTGCCCCGAGGATACTATTTTGGTGTGTCATCCGTCACTGGAGATCTCTCAG ATAATCATGACATCGTTTCCCTGAAGTTGTACCAGCTGACCGTCGAGCGAACGCTGGAGGAAGAGAAGCGGGACAAGGAAGTCTTCCTCCCGGTTGTGGACAACATGAAGCTGCCCGGAT TGGAGTCTCCGATGGAGCCCATGAGCGGCCTTGCCCTCTTCCTGATCGTCTTCTTCTCCCTGGTCGCCCTCGTCTTCGCCCTCGTGATTGGCATCATCGTCTACAACAAGTGGCAGGATCAGAGCCGGAAACACTTCTACTGA